The proteins below come from a single Xiphophorus couchianus chromosome 20, X_couchianus-1.0, whole genome shotgun sequence genomic window:
- the slc25a34 gene encoding solute carrier family 25 member 34, translating to MTSAQLLETSPKESAFSHWMASPAVPRSVLGPPPAVWPPLDFALGALACCAACVFTNPLEVVKTRLQLQGELRARGSYQIHYRGVLQALWVVGRTDGFRGLQKGLSAGLIYQAVMNGVRLGSYSCCDSLGITAFHGGSLLSGAGAGALGALIASPAYLVKTHLQAQTVDAIAVGHQHNHLGVSDAFVTIYRRDGLTGLWRGVNGAVPRVMVGSAVQLATFTSTKDWVSHSQWFRANAWLTALIAASISGVAVAITMTPFDVISTRLYNQPVDEFCKGRLYHGFTDCLLKVCQAEGLLGLYKGMGPVFLRLAPHTVLSMLFWDLMRQQAVKDK from the exons ATGACCAGCGCCCAGCTGCTGGAAACTTCCCCCAAAGAGTCGGCATTCTCCCATTGGATGGCTTCTCCTGCCGTCCCCCGCAGTGTTTTGGGGCCCCCTCCGGCCGTCTGGCCCCCTCTGGACTTTGCGCTGGGTGCTCTGGCCTGCTGTGCGGCCTGCGTGTTCACCAATCCGTTGGAGGTCGTGAAGACGCGTCTGCAGCTTCAGGGTGAGCTCCGCGCTCGGGGGTCCTACCAGATCCACTACAGAGGCGTCCTGCAGGCCCTCTGGGTGGTGGGCCGCACAGATGGGTTCCGGGGCCTCCAGAAAGGGCTCTCGGCGGGGCTCATCTACCAGGCCGTGATGAACGGAGTGAGGCTGGGCTCTTACTCCTGCTGTGACTCTCTGGGCATCACCGCGTTTCATGGAGGCAGCCTGCTGTCAGGGGCCGGGGCCGGGGCCCTGGGGGCCCTCATCGCCTCTCCCGCCTATCTG GTGAAGACTCACCTGCAAGCTCAGACTGTGGATGCAATCGCTGTTGGTCATCAACATAACCATCTG ggtGTGTCTGATGCCTTTGTTACCATCTATAGAAGAGACGGTCTGACTGGGCTGTGGAGGGGGGTAAACGGGGCAGTTCCTCGGGTCATGGTGGGGTCAGCAGTTCAGCTGGCGACCTTCACCTCCACCAAGGACTGGGTGTCACATTCTCAG TGGTTTCGTGCCAACGCTTGGCTGACGGCGCTGATCGCTGCTTCCATCAGTGGCGTTGCCGTGGCGATCACCATGACTCCGTTCGACGTGATCAGCACGCGCCTCTACAACCAGCCAGTTGACGAGTTTTGCAAA GGCCGCCTGTACCACGGCTTCACCGACTGTTTGCTCAAAGTGTGCCAAGCTGAGGGCCTCCTGGGGCTGTATAAAGGCATGGGCCCCGTGTTCCTGCGGCTGGCCCCGCACACGGTGCTCAGCATGCTGTTCTGGGACCTGATGAGGCAACAAGCCGTCAAAGACAAATAG